One segment of Ktedonobacterales bacterium DNA contains the following:
- a CDS encoding glycosyltransferase: MARIMLSTFGSSGDLNPFLALGLRLHERGHEVRFAMQEHFRATVESLGFPVDVLSGNVVANLAPAARQMLGKSNPIRSISLLVQQGILPTLSANVEELRQACGNADLLVASSAQLAASFVADLTGIPWVTAALTPVTLPSAHIITQPPPFTLPGPVQRASNRFSWGLGGLILGRIADRPINRLRAGYGLPPRRELLWLGNASEQLVCLACSSVFQPRPPDWPAYVQVTGFCFWDTPSTWQAPPELEAYLGEGRPLVAVTAGSIGPEMRRAFAPYFQTSIAAIRQAGARALVIGMAADDLGQPEDREVLALPFAPYSAIFPHCAAIIQHGGIGTIAQALRFGVPALVVPWGFDQLYSASQVARLGAGAYLPWSRFTVDRAARILNQFLHTSRYLQAARHLRDQIAQEDGAAALCAAIEQQLAAPQMSTIISERQQP; encoded by the coding sequence ATGGCGCGTATCATGCTTTCGACCTTTGGGTCATCGGGCGATCTGAATCCGTTTTTGGCGCTAGGGCTGCGGCTGCACGAGCGCGGACATGAGGTCCGATTCGCGATGCAGGAGCACTTTCGCGCGACGGTGGAATCGCTCGGCTTCCCAGTTGATGTCCTCAGCGGCAATGTGGTTGCCAACCTGGCACCCGCTGCTCGCCAGATGCTGGGCAAAAGCAACCCAATCAGATCGATCTCGCTGCTGGTGCAGCAAGGCATTCTGCCGACGCTTTCGGCCAATGTGGAGGAATTGCGCCAGGCGTGTGGCAATGCCGATCTGCTGGTCGCTTCTTCCGCGCAGCTGGCCGCGTCGTTTGTAGCCGACCTCACTGGCATACCCTGGGTAACAGCGGCGCTAACGCCTGTGACCCTGCCTTCCGCGCACATCATCACGCAGCCGCCGCCATTCACCTTACCGGGGCCAGTGCAGCGCGCCAGCAATCGCTTCTCCTGGGGGCTGGGCGGGCTAATCCTGGGGCGCATCGCGGATCGTCCTATCAATCGCCTGCGGGCGGGCTATGGTCTGCCGCCGCGCCGGGAACTGCTCTGGCTAGGCAATGCGTCGGAGCAGTTGGTATGCCTTGCCTGTTCTTCCGTGTTTCAGCCACGCCCACCTGATTGGCCTGCCTACGTGCAGGTGACAGGGTTCTGCTTCTGGGATACACCCTCCACCTGGCAAGCGCCTCCCGAACTCGAAGCCTATCTCGGCGAGGGACGCCCGCTGGTGGCCGTGACAGCGGGATCGATTGGGCCAGAGATGCGCCGGGCGTTTGCGCCCTACTTCCAGACCAGCATCGCGGCCATCCGCCAGGCAGGAGCACGTGCCCTGGTGATTGGAATGGCTGCTGATGATCTGGGTCAGCCAGAAGATAGGGAGGTGCTGGCGCTGCCCTTTGCGCCCTATTCGGCAATTTTCCCCCACTGCGCGGCGATCATCCAGCATGGCGGCATCGGTACCATCGCCCAGGCATTGCGCTTCGGAGTGCCCGCGCTGGTCGTTCCTTGGGGCTTCGATCAATTGTACTCGGCTAGCCAGGTGGCGCGCCTGGGTGCAGGCGCATACCTCCCCTGGAGCCGCTTCACTGTTGATCGGGCTGCTCGCATCCTCAACCAGTTCCTGCACACCTCCCGCTACCTCCAGGCAGCCCGGCATCTGCGTGACCAGATCGCCCAGGAGGACGGAGCGGCGGCTCTGTGCGCGGCGATTGAACAGCAGTTGGCCGCTCCTCAGATGTCTACGATCATCAGTGAGCGCCAGCAACCATAA
- a CDS encoding LuxR C-terminal-related transcriptional regulator — protein MSTPILATKLYIPPPRSKLVSRPRLIERLNEGLHRKLTLISAPAGFGKTTLISEWLASCHRPAAWLSLEAGDHDPARFLMYLVAALQAIKRTIGESVLGVLHSPQPPPIESILTALLNDLTTLSDPFVLVLDDYHVLDAQPVDQALTFLLEHLPPQMHLVIATREDPQLPLARLRARSHLTELRAADLRFTPSEAAGFLTQVMGLNLSAQDIGLLATRTEGWIAGLQLAAISMQGHQDAADFITAFTGSHQFVMDYLAEEVLQQQPASVQAFLLRTSILDRLCGPLCDAVLCTSSASGQATLDYLEHANLFLVPLDNERRWYRYHHLFAELLRQRLRQSIASSPKDESRSIDELHRRASQWYEDNGLEIEAFHHAAAAHDVERAERLMEGKKIPMHLRGAAAALLDWLASLPKAVLNARPSLWVRYASLLLVNGQTTGVEEKLRAAEVALQGAEGDDETRNLVGQIATARATLALTRYQVETMLAQSRRALEYLHPANLSLRANAYWTLGFAYQLQGDRTAARRAYTEAIALSQASGNIFFILLATIGLGNIQEADNQLHLAAQTYQRVLELTGDQPLQIIYEAHLGLARIRYEWNDLEAAEQHGRQSLHLARQYESVIDRFILCEVLLARLKLAQGDVDGAATLLAQASQSARQHNFVHRIPEVAAAQVLPLLRQGQLAAAAHLAETHKLPVSQARVYLAQGDPSAALAVLAPWREQVEARGWADERLKVLVLQAVALQAQGERDQAVQLLLDALALAEPESFIRLFVDEGRPMAQLLSKAAALGRMPDYIGKLLAVCKVEAQKSANPSPRSPAQPLIEPLSRRELEVLRLIAQGLSNDEISERLFLALDTVKGHNRKIFGKLQVQRRTEAVARARELDLL, from the coding sequence ATGTCTACGCCGATTTTAGCCACGAAACTGTATATCCCCCCGCCTCGATCTAAACTGGTCAGCCGTCCCCGCCTGATCGAGCGGCTGAACGAGGGGCTGCACCGCAAACTGACCCTCATCTCGGCCCCGGCTGGCTTTGGGAAAACTACACTGATCAGTGAATGGCTCGCCAGTTGCCACCGACCGGCAGCCTGGCTGTCGCTAGAGGCAGGGGATCACGACCCCGCGCGCTTTCTGATGTACCTGGTCGCTGCTTTACAGGCGATTAAGAGGACTATTGGAGAAAGCGTGTTGGGGGTACTCCACTCCCCTCAGCCACCGCCTATCGAATCAATTCTGACGGCCCTGCTCAATGACCTGACCACCCTCTCGGATCCGTTCGTCCTCGTCCTGGACGATTACCACGTGCTGGATGCCCAACCGGTGGACCAGGCCCTGACCTTTCTGCTGGAGCATCTGCCACCCCAGATGCACCTGGTCATTGCCACCCGTGAGGATCCCCAACTGCCATTGGCCCGGCTGCGCGCCCGGAGCCACTTGACCGAACTGCGCGCTGCCGACTTGCGGTTTACCCCCTCTGAAGCCGCCGGATTTCTCACCCAGGTGATGGGCCTCAACCTCTCAGCCCAAGACATCGGGCTGCTTGCCACCCGCACCGAAGGCTGGATTGCCGGGCTGCAATTAGCTGCGATTTCCATGCAAGGACATCAAGATGCCGCCGACTTCATCACCGCGTTCACCGGCAGCCACCAGTTCGTGATGGACTATCTGGCGGAAGAAGTCTTGCAGCAGCAACCCGCAAGCGTCCAGGCGTTCTTGCTGCGCACCTCCATCCTCGACCGCCTGTGCGGTCCCCTGTGTGATGCCGTGCTGTGCACCTCCTCGGCTTCCGGGCAAGCCACCCTGGATTATCTCGAACATGCCAATCTGTTTCTCGTCCCCCTGGACAACGAGCGGCGGTGGTACCGCTACCACCATCTCTTTGCGGAGTTGCTGCGGCAGCGGCTGCGCCAGAGCATCGCCTCGTCTCCAAAGGATGAAAGCAGGAGCATAGACGAATTACACCGACGTGCCAGCCAGTGGTATGAAGACAATGGCCTGGAAATAGAAGCGTTTCACCACGCTGCTGCCGCTCATGATGTAGAGCGCGCCGAGCGCCTGATGGAAGGCAAGAAGATTCCTATGCATCTCCGTGGCGCGGCAGCGGCTCTCCTGGACTGGCTGGCGTCGCTGCCAAAGGCCGTGCTGAATGCCAGGCCCTCCTTGTGGGTGAGGTATGCCTCGTTGTTGCTGGTGAATGGTCAAACGACTGGCGTGGAGGAGAAACTGCGCGCGGCTGAAGTCGCCCTGCAAGGCGCCGAGGGGGATGACGAGACCCGAAACCTGGTCGGGCAAATTGCCACCGCCAGAGCGACGTTGGCGCTCACTCGGTATCAGGTAGAAACCATGCTGGCCCAGTCGCGCCGCGCCCTGGAGTATCTGCATCCTGCCAACCTGTCTCTCCGTGCTAACGCTTACTGGACGCTGGGGTTTGCCTACCAACTCCAGGGAGATCGAACTGCCGCCCGCCGGGCCTATACCGAAGCCATTGCGCTCAGCCAGGCATCCGGGAATATCTTCTTCATCCTCTTGGCGACCATCGGCCTGGGCAATATCCAGGAGGCAGATAACCAGCTTCATCTGGCAGCCCAGACCTACCAGCGCGTCCTGGAACTGACAGGTGATCAACCCCTTCAGATTATCTACGAAGCACATCTGGGTCTGGCCCGCATCCGCTACGAATGGAACGACCTGGAGGCTGCCGAGCAGCATGGGCGACAGAGCCTCCACCTGGCGCGGCAATACGAGAGTGTGATTGACCGATTCATTCTCTGTGAGGTCTTGCTGGCTCGCCTGAAACTGGCGCAGGGCGACGTGGACGGCGCGGCCACGCTTTTAGCTCAGGCCAGCCAGTCCGCGCGCCAGCACAACTTTGTGCATCGCATCCCGGAAGTGGCTGCCGCACAGGTGCTGCCGTTGCTGCGCCAGGGCCAGTTGGCGGCAGCCGCGCATCTGGCAGAGACGCACAAACTCCCTGTCAGCCAGGCTCGTGTGTACCTGGCGCAGGGAGATCCATCGGCAGCACTGGCGGTGCTCGCACCCTGGCGAGAGCAGGTGGAGGCCAGGGGGTGGGCGGATGAACGGCTCAAGGTGCTGGTGCTCCAGGCGGTTGCTCTCCAGGCGCAGGGGGAACGGGACCAGGCGGTGCAGCTCCTCCTGGACGCGCTGGCGCTGGCTGAGCCGGAGAGTTTCATCCGGCTCTTTGTTGACGAAGGGAGGCCAATGGCTCAGCTCTTGTCCAAAGCAGCCGCTCTTGGGAGGATGCCAGACTATATTGGGAAGTTGCTGGCTGTATGTAAAGTTGAGGCACAGAAGAGCGCAAACCCATCGCCGCGATCTCCTGCCCAGCCCTTGATCGAGCCACTGAGCCGACGCGAGTTAGAGGTGCTTCGCCTGATTGCGCAGGGACTTTCCAATGATGAGATTAGCGAGCGGCTGTTCCTGGCTCTGGACACCGTGAAAGGGCACAATCGGAAAATCTTTGGTAAGTTGCAGGTCCAGCGGCGCACCGAAGCAGTCGCGCGTGCCCGCGAGTTGGATCTGTTGTAG
- a CDS encoding MFS transporter produces the protein MARAFRALRHYNFRLFWFGQLISLIGTWMQSIGQVWLVLELSHNNALLLGLVGALQFLPVLILSLLGGVIADRWPKRRLLLITQSSAMLLAFLLYALTVTHIVQIWQILVLATLLGTINALDMPTRQAFVVEMVGREDVLNAVALNSSLFNTARIIGPGIGGILIGWLGVAPLFLLNGISFIAVIIGLALMRIDKLLSVAHSNKGGGWKSSFIQLREGLEYIRQTPIMLTIVLLIAAVGTFALNFNIILPLFAADVLKVGASGYGAMSAITGLGSLIAALVIAAIGRKPRMSVLLISGAALAACEVGFALSRFYPLSLLLLAAIGFATISFSATANTALQTGSPDHLRGRIMGMYVVVFAGTTPIGNLFSGGLASWWGPPFSLIVGATVAALVVVLSLPKRTAAITPPPDGIPPEMLLDKSAAPIPPAPDQASVSSAR, from the coding sequence ATGGCACGGGCTTTCAGGGCACTGCGCCATTATAATTTCCGGTTGTTCTGGTTTGGTCAACTTATTTCGTTGATTGGCACCTGGATGCAATCCATCGGCCAGGTCTGGCTTGTTCTGGAACTCTCGCATAACAATGCGTTGCTACTTGGTCTGGTAGGCGCACTTCAGTTCCTTCCCGTGCTAATTTTGTCGCTCCTGGGGGGCGTTATCGCTGACCGCTGGCCTAAACGACGATTATTGCTCATCACCCAGAGCAGTGCTATGCTCCTGGCCTTCCTCCTGTATGCGCTCACTGTGACTCATATCGTGCAGATCTGGCAAATCCTGGTATTGGCTACCCTCCTGGGGACGATAAATGCCCTCGATATGCCAACCCGCCAGGCGTTTGTCGTAGAAATGGTCGGGCGCGAAGATGTCTTGAACGCCGTAGCACTCAACTCCTCCCTGTTTAATACCGCCCGCATAATCGGTCCAGGCATCGGAGGAATATTGATCGGCTGGTTGGGTGTCGCCCCGCTCTTTTTGCTCAACGGGATCAGCTTTATCGCCGTAATTATTGGTTTGGCGCTCATGCGCATTGACAAATTACTGTCGGTAGCCCATTCCAATAAGGGAGGTGGCTGGAAATCATCCTTTATTCAGTTGAGAGAGGGTCTGGAGTATATACGGCAGACCCCTATAATGCTCACCATCGTCCTCCTGATAGCTGCCGTAGGGACTTTTGCGCTGAACTTTAATATTATTCTCCCTTTGTTTGCTGCTGACGTGTTGAAAGTGGGAGCGTCCGGCTACGGAGCAATGTCTGCCATCACCGGGCTTGGCTCTTTGATAGCTGCCCTGGTCATTGCAGCTATTGGGCGCAAGCCACGCATGAGCGTCTTGCTTATCAGTGGAGCAGCGTTGGCCGCCTGCGAGGTAGGATTTGCATTGTCGCGTTTCTATCCACTTTCGCTCCTTCTGCTGGCAGCCATCGGGTTTGCCACCATCTCATTCTCTGCAACCGCCAATACCGCGTTGCAAACCGGCAGCCCTGATCACCTTCGTGGACGGATTATGGGCATGTATGTAGTCGTTTTTGCGGGTACAACGCCCATTGGCAACCTGTTTTCTGGAGGGCTGGCTAGTTGGTGGGGGCCTCCGTTCTCGTTGATCGTAGGCGCCACTGTCGCTGCGTTGGTAGTGGTTTTAAGCCTGCCGAAGCGTACAGCGGCCATCACTCCACCTCCAGATGGGATACCACCGGAGATGCTGCTAGATAAATCCGCCGCACCGATCCCGCCAGCGCCGGACCAGGCAAGCGTATCCAGCGCGAGATGA
- a CDS encoding NAD(P)-dependent alcohol dehydrogenase, translating to MKAMVWTKFGPPEVLQLQELAKPALSDHEVLIRIYATTVTAGDCQLRSLQLPLAYRLPIFIGVGLLRRLRPRPFILGQEIAGEIEAVGKDVQRFSKGDQVFAWTGIGLGGYAEYKCLPEKGVMAIKPANMTYEEAATLPVGGLEAVHFLRRGQVQSGEKVLINGAGGSIGTFAIQLAKYFGAEVTGVDSAGKLDLLRSLGADHVIDYTQEDFTKRGETYDVIFDVIGKSSFSRSFRLLTPNGRYLLGNPPLSHRVRGQWTSRRSNKQVIPWAARTGSEYAEDSKFLTELIEAGKIHAVIDRCYPLEQTAQAHRYVETGQKKGHVVITVTQDNKT from the coding sequence ATGAAAGCGATGGTATGGACCAAATTCGGACCACCGGAAGTGCTTCAGCTCCAAGAGCTAGCAAAACCTGCGCTTTCGGATCATGAGGTTCTGATCAGAATCTATGCGACGACCGTCACAGCAGGGGACTGTCAGCTGCGCAGTTTACAACTCCCTCTCGCGTATCGGCTTCCTATATTCATCGGTGTGGGTCTCCTAAGACGCCTAAGACCAAGGCCCTTTATCCTGGGACAGGAGATAGCTGGTGAAATTGAAGCCGTCGGCAAAGATGTACAACGCTTTAGCAAAGGGGACCAGGTTTTTGCCTGGACTGGTATCGGATTGGGTGGTTATGCTGAGTACAAATGTCTGCCTGAAAAGGGGGTGATGGCAATCAAACCAGCCAACATGACCTATGAGGAAGCTGCCACACTTCCTGTAGGTGGACTGGAAGCCGTGCATTTTCTGAGAAGAGGCCAGGTGCAGAGCGGAGAAAAGGTGTTGATTAACGGTGCAGGAGGAAGTATCGGGACGTTTGCGATACAGCTTGCCAAGTACTTTGGGGCGGAGGTGACGGGGGTGGATAGCGCCGGGAAGTTAGACCTGCTGCGCTCGCTTGGAGCAGACCACGTCATTGATTACACGCAAGAGGATTTCACGAAAAGGGGTGAGACCTATGATGTGATTTTTGACGTGATAGGCAAGAGTTCGTTTTCCCGGAGTTTCAGGTTGCTCACGCCGAATGGGCGCTATCTGCTAGGGAACCCTCCGCTGTCACACCGGGTTCGAGGGCAATGGACGTCGCGGAGAAGCAACAAGCAGGTTATCCCCTGGGCAGCAAGGACAGGGAGCGAATACGCTGAAGACTCAAAGTTCCTCACAGAGCTAATTGAAGCGGGAAAGATACACGCGGTCATCGATCGATGTTATCCGTTAGAACAAACAGCCCAGGCCCACCGATATGTCGAAACCGGACAGAAAAAGGGCCATGTCGTCATCACGGTGACACAGGATAATAAAACCTAA
- a CDS encoding NAD(P)-dependent alcohol dehydrogenase encodes MKAILLTRYGTPDTLQLKEVEKPLPKDHQVLIKVSAASVNALDGHSLRGKPFLVRTSNGLLKPKDQRLGVDLAGRVEAVGGAVTQFQVGDEVFGRGLGAFAEYACAREDAVIVKPTALTFEAAAAVPVAALTALQSLRDTGQVQPGQQVLIHGAGGGVGTFAVQLAKAFGVEVTAVCSTHNVDLVRSLGADHVIDYTQADFTKNGQRYDLVLAVNGYHSIFAYRRALRPKGIYAMVGASKEHLIQALLQTLLLGPVLSRKGRQKLGFMLAHPTQKDLVFLKELLEAGKVVPVIDRCYPLHETAEAIRYLEEGHARGKVVITMDQNS; translated from the coding sequence ATGAAAGCCATACTACTCACCCGCTACGGGACACCGGACACCCTTCAACTCAAAGAGGTAGAAAAACCACTCCCTAAAGATCATCAAGTCCTGATAAAAGTATCTGCGGCCTCCGTCAATGCACTTGACGGGCATAGCCTGAGAGGGAAACCTTTCCTGGTCCGCACGAGCAATGGGCTGCTCAAACCAAAAGATCAGCGACTCGGCGTTGACCTGGCGGGACGAGTGGAGGCGGTCGGCGGGGCTGTCACACAGTTTCAGGTCGGTGATGAAGTCTTTGGGAGGGGGTTGGGCGCGTTTGCCGAATATGCGTGTGCGCGTGAAGACGCCGTAATAGTGAAACCAACCGCGCTGACTTTCGAGGCAGCCGCTGCCGTCCCGGTAGCAGCCCTCACCGCGCTTCAGAGTCTGCGAGATACTGGACAGGTTCAGCCCGGCCAACAGGTTTTGATTCATGGCGCCGGCGGGGGTGTAGGAACCTTTGCCGTGCAGCTTGCCAAAGCATTCGGAGTAGAAGTCACGGCTGTGTGCAGCACACACAATGTGGACCTGGTCCGTTCGCTTGGTGCAGATCATGTCATTGATTACACGCAAGCGGATTTCACCAAGAATGGGCAGCGCTATGATCTGGTACTGGCCGTGAACGGCTATCATTCCATTTTCGCGTATCGGCGTGCATTACGCCCCAAGGGAATTTATGCTATGGTCGGAGCCTCTAAGGAGCATTTAATCCAGGCTTTACTCCAGACCCTGCTCCTGGGGCCAGTGCTGTCAAGGAAGGGGAGACAGAAACTGGGGTTCATGCTGGCGCACCCAACCCAGAAGGATTTGGTGTTTCTGAAAGAGCTACTTGAAGCCGGAAAAGTCGTACCTGTAATTGATAGATGTTACCCGTTACACGAGACGGCGGAGGCTATCCGGTATCTTGAAGAGGGGCACGCCAGAGGAAAAGTCGTCATCACAATGGATCAGAACAGCTAG
- a CDS encoding LuxR C-terminal-related transcriptional regulator, translating to MHQSHDTRATRRRRLPEQRFKHTDHLTPNRPPILSSSVSGFRAAVQHHLPAELTSLIGRERDVDQLLTLLRRPTVRLVTLVGPGGVGKTRLAAQVARRLHTAFRDGVSFVSLASISEPGLVAPTLANALQVHERRGLSLLEQVQEALHDRHALLVLDNFEQILQAAPLLEDLLIACPTLTLLVTSRAALHLRAEHQFPVAPLPLPDPGYCATPEDLAQNPAVALFLERAQAVVPTFQLTPTNAQVVANICTQLDGLPLALELAAARIKVLPPQALLARLNERLTLLTGGSPTLPARQQTLSNTLAWSYDLLSSQEQRLFRLLSVFVGGCTLEALEMVAVPIMGYQEPLLDDVTALVDKSLLVPVAHEGGEPRFGMLETMRAYGLEALVAQREHETSQKAHAAYYLALAEQAAYQEMRGQPAPPYMCLEQEQANLRAALTWLRDRGETQALLRLAGALWRYWTIQGARFEALSWLQQALDLPGAEALTVARARALCGLGFLTAYLHHQQAEGLAWLEESCALSARLGDQEGLALTLGWAAQVQLYRADYPAVERLAERGLALSEALGEPGFVAFHESLLALLAEKQGDEARAIAHWEQARHLVQAFDHHPGFGTRTRRHLAALAFARGELGQAHALLEENLTLARHIGYAGAVYWSLAGLATLARLAGDYARADALCVEALLLAHQAGDRYATGRLLSIQGQVAQAQGQVEQAKATYRDGLRLAASIAASEPAGHCLLGLASVAHTEGALQHATVLFAAALPRLSRSLQLAPAERAACEQHLDDLRALLETPMSNAASSQGGEMLFAQLWAQGQTMTLKQALQVALTEPTPSSRAADQAQISTQETLPNALPASRKRVTLPAGLSTRQAQVLRLLTGGQSNRAIADTLGLSEKTIINHLTSIFQKIGCENRAAAVAYAIRHGLA from the coding sequence TTGCACCAGTCTCACGACACCCGCGCTACCCGGAGGCGGCGCTTGCCGGAACAACGTTTCAAGCATACCGACCACCTGACACCGAACCGGCCTCCTATCCTGTCCAGTTCCGTCAGCGGTTTCAGAGCTGCTGTCCAGCATCACCTGCCTGCCGAACTGACCTCTTTGATCGGTCGTGAGCGCGATGTGGACCAGCTTTTAACGCTGCTGCGCCGTCCCACCGTGCGATTGGTGACACTGGTGGGACCAGGAGGCGTGGGCAAAACCCGCCTGGCCGCGCAGGTGGCCCGCCGCCTACATACGGCCTTCCGCGACGGGGTGAGCTTTGTGTCACTGGCAAGCATCAGCGAGCCAGGTCTGGTGGCGCCAACGCTTGCCAACGCCTTGCAGGTCCATGAGCGTCGCGGACTCTCCCTCCTGGAGCAGGTACAGGAGGCGCTCCACGACCGGCACGCCCTGCTCGTCCTGGACAATTTTGAACAGATCCTCCAGGCCGCGCCGCTCCTGGAGGATCTGCTCATCGCCTGTCCGACGCTCACCCTGCTGGTGACCAGCCGCGCCGCCTTACACCTGCGCGCAGAACACCAGTTCCCGGTGGCGCCGCTTCCGCTGCCCGATCCTGGCTACTGCGCTACGCCAGAAGATCTTGCGCAGAACCCGGCGGTTGCACTCTTCCTGGAGCGCGCCCAGGCCGTCGTCCCCACCTTCCAGCTCACGCCAACCAACGCGCAGGTCGTGGCAAACATTTGTACTCAGTTGGATGGTTTACCGCTTGCCCTGGAACTGGCGGCGGCTCGGATCAAGGTTCTGCCTCCGCAAGCGTTGCTCGCCCGGCTCAACGAGCGCCTGACCCTGCTCACAGGTGGCTCACCTACCCTCCCTGCTCGCCAGCAAACCCTGTCCAACACACTGGCATGGAGCTACGACCTGCTCTCTTCTCAAGAACAACGGCTCTTCCGCTTGCTCTCGGTCTTCGTCGGTGGCTGCACACTCGAAGCACTGGAAATGGTCGCCGTGCCCATCATGGGCTACCAGGAGCCACTGTTGGATGACGTGACGGCGCTCGTAGATAAGAGTTTGCTCGTGCCTGTCGCGCACGAGGGCGGGGAGCCTCGTTTCGGAATGCTGGAGACCATGCGCGCCTATGGCCTGGAAGCCCTGGTGGCCCAGAGGGAACACGAAACCAGCCAGAAGGCCCATGCGGCCTATTACCTGGCACTCGCAGAGCAGGCGGCCTACCAGGAGATGCGCGGCCAGCCAGCGCCTCCGTACATGTGCCTGGAGCAGGAGCAAGCGAATCTGCGAGCGGCCCTGACCTGGCTGCGCGACCGCGGCGAGACCCAGGCGCTGCTGCGCCTGGCTGGGGCGCTGTGGCGGTACTGGACCATCCAGGGCGCCCGCTTCGAGGCGCTTTCCTGGCTCCAGCAGGCGCTCGACCTTCCCGGCGCGGAAGCGCTCACCGTGGCACGGGCGCGGGCGCTGTGCGGGCTGGGGTTTTTGACCGCGTATCTGCACCACCAACAAGCCGAGGGCCTGGCCTGGCTGGAGGAGAGCTGCGCGCTCTCGGCGCGGCTGGGCGATCAGGAGGGGCTGGCCCTGACGCTGGGCTGGGCGGCCCAGGTGCAGCTCTATCGCGCCGATTACCCGGCAGTCGAGCGCCTGGCCGAGCGGGGGCTGGCCCTGAGTGAGGCTCTGGGCGAGCCGGGGTTTGTCGCCTTTCACGAGAGCCTGCTCGCCCTCCTCGCAGAGAAACAGGGCGACGAGGCGCGCGCCATCGCCCACTGGGAGCAGGCCCGACACCTGGTACAGGCGTTTGACCATCACCCAGGTTTTGGCACGCGCACCCGGCGTCACCTGGCCGCGCTTGCTTTCGCGCGCGGAGAACTGGGCCAGGCGCATGCCTTGCTGGAGGAGAACCTGACGCTGGCCCGGCACATCGGCTATGCCGGGGCCGTCTACTGGTCGCTGGCAGGCTTAGCCACCCTCGCCCGCCTGGCTGGTGACTACGCGCGCGCCGATGCCCTGTGTGTAGAAGCCCTGTTACTGGCGCACCAGGCAGGGGATCGCTATGCGACGGGTCGCCTGTTGTCCATCCAGGGGCAGGTAGCCCAGGCACAGGGCCAGGTGGAACAGGCAAAAGCGACCTACCGTGACGGGCTGCGCCTGGCCGCGAGCATCGCAGCCAGCGAACCAGCCGGTCACTGCTTGCTGGGTCTCGCCTCCGTCGCTCACACCGAAGGCGCCTTACAGCACGCGACGGTCCTCTTCGCTGCCGCCCTGCCCCGGCTCAGCCGCAGTCTTCAACTCGCGCCCGCCGAACGGGCGGCTTGTGAGCAACACCTGGACGACCTGCGCGCTCTCCTGGAGACGCCGATGAGCAATGCAGCGTCATCTCAGGGTGGGGAGATGCTGTTTGCGCAGTTGTGGGCACAGGGACAGACGATGACCTTAAAGCAGGCGCTTCAGGTCGCGCTCACTGAACCCACTCCATCGTCCAGGGCCGCCGATCAAGCACAGATCAGCACCCAGGAAACCCTGCCGAATGCTCTGCCTGCTTCACGGAAACGAGTGACTCTGCCAGCCGGACTCAGCACCCGTCAGGCCCAGGTTCTCCGACTGCTCACCGGGGGGCAGAGCAATCGCGCCATTGCTGACACCCTGGGTCTGAGCGAGAAAACCATCATCAACCACCTGACCAGCATCTTCCAGAAGATTGGCTGCGAAAACCGGGCCGCTGCCGTCGCCTATGCCATCCGGCATGGGCTGGCATAG